In Populus alba chromosome 1, ASM523922v2, whole genome shotgun sequence, a single window of DNA contains:
- the LOC118034816 gene encoding periodic tryptophan protein 2, with protein sequence MNYRFQNLLGAPYRGGNVVITQNTQLISPVGNRVSITDLLKSQTTTLPLQSSSNIRRIAASPDGTFLLTVDENHRCHFINIPRRVILHRINFKNTVNALKFSPDGKFIAVAAGKLVQIWRSPGFKKEFFAFELVRTIADCEDTVTAIDWSLDCKYLLVGSKDLVARLFCVEKLKDGILNKPFLFLGHRDNVVGCFFGYDKKNTDQVNKVYTITRDCYIFSWGYSGNNDGNFDENDEGNSEPASPGTPKRDGEGNVNGESLGNVKKRKDFDGKDLGEEGYLHKRKWELLRKDGFMQSPAKLTACAYHRGLDMVVVGFSNGVFGLYQMPDFVCMHLLSISREKITAAVFNESGNWLVFGCAKLGQLLVWEWRSESYVLKQQGHYFDVNCLTYSPDSQLLATGADDNKVKVWTVSSGFCFVTFSEHTNAVTSLHFMANNHCLLSASLDGTVRAWDLYRYRNFRTFTTPSSRQFVSLAADQSGEVICAGTLDSFEIFVWSMKTGRLLDILSGHGGPVHGLIFSPTNAVLTSSSWDKTVRLWDVFEGKGAVETFPHTHDVLTVVYRPDGKQLACSTLDGQIHFWDPIDGLLMYTIEGRRDIAGGRLMTDRRSAANSTAGKCFTTLCYSADGSYILAGGSSKYICMYDVADQVLLRRFQITHNLSLDGVLDFLNSKKMTDAGPLDLIDDDDSDTEEGVDKQTRGKLGYDLPGSMPNRGRPIIRTKCLRIAPTGRSFAAATTEGVLVYSIDESFIFDPTDLDIDVTPETVEDALDEDQPNRALILSLRLNEDSLIKKCIFSVSPLDIPAVASSVPYRYLQRLIEAFSDLLESCPHLEFLLRWCQELCKAHGNSIQQNSRNLLPALKSLQKAITRIHQDLADTCSSNEYMLRYLCSSTNK encoded by the exons ACCACAACCCTCCCACTCCAATCCTCCTCCAACATCCGCCGCATCGCCGCCTCCCCCGATGGCACTTTCCTCCTCACAGTCGACGAGAACCACCGCTGCCACTTTATCAACATCCCCCGCCGCGTCATCCTCCACCGTATTAACTTCAAGAATACAGTCAATGCCCTCAAGTTCAGCCCTGATGGTAAATTTATTGCTGTTGCGGCTGGAAAGTTGGTTCAAATCTGGCGGTCTCCGGGGTTCAAAAAGGAATTTTTCGCTTTCGAGTTAGTTAGGACCATAGCAGATTGCGAGGATACAGTTACCGCGATTGATTGGAGCTTAGACTGTAAGTATTTGCTTGTTGGCTCGAAGGATTTAGTGGCACGCCTCTTTTGCGTTGAGAAATTGAAAGATGGGATTTTGAATAAGCCCTTTTTGTTTTTAGGCCATAGAGATAATGTCGTTGGTTGTTTCTTTGgttatgataagaaaaatactGATCAGGTTAATAAAGTTTATACAATTACGCGTGATTGTTACATTTTTAGCTGGGGTTATAGTGGTAATAATGATGGTAATTTTGATGAAAACGACGAGGGAAATTCAGAGCCTGCTTCTCCAGGGACGCCAAAGAGGGATGGGGAAGGGAATGTGAATGGTGAGAGCTTGGGTAATGTTAAAAAAAGGAAGGATTTTGATGGGAAAGATCTGGGAGAAGAGGGGTATTTGCATAAGAGGAAATGGGAGCTGTTAAGGAAAGATGGGTTTATGCAATCACCGGCGAAGTTAACTGCATGTGCTTACCATAGGGGGCTTGATATGGTGGTGGTGGGGTTTTCTAATGGTGTTTTTGGGTTATATCAAATGCCAGATTTTGTTTGCATGCACTTGTTGTCAATTTCCAGGGAGAAGATTACTGCTGCAGTGTTCAATGAGAGTGGGAATTGGTTGGTGTTTGGTTGTGCAAAGCTGGGGCAGTTGCTTGTGTGGGAATGGCGGTCAGAGAGTTATGTGTTGAAGCAACAAGGGCATTACTTCGATGTGAATTGCTTGACTTACTCGCCAGATTCACAATTGCTGGCTACTGGGGCAGATGATAATAAAGTAAAG GTGTGGACTGTTTCATCGGGCTTTTGCTTTGTAACATTCTCGGAGCACACTAATGCCGTGACTTCTCTTCATTTTATGGCTAACAACCATTGTCTTTTAAGTGCATCTCTTGATGGAACAGTACGTGCATGGGATTTGTACCGTTATAGAAATTTTAGGACATTTACCACCCCTTCTTCAAGGCAGTTTGTCTCTTTGGCAGCAGACCAAAGTGGGGAAGTAATTTGTGCTGGAACTCTAGATTCATTTGAG ATATTTGTTTGGTCAATGAAGACAGGCCGTTTATTGGATATCCTTAGCGGTCATGGAGGTCCTGTTCATGGGCTGATATTTTCTCCCACAAAT GCAGTCTTAACTTCATCATCATGGGACAAAACTGTTCGCTTGTGGGATGTTTTTGAAGGAAAGGGAGCTGTTGAAACGTTCCCTCACACACACGATGTTCTTACTGTGGTTTATCGTCCAGATGGAAAGCAATTAGCTTGCAGCACATTAGATGGGCAAATTCATTTCTGGGACCCAATTGATGGCTTGTTAATGTACACCATTGAGGGCCGCAGGGATATTGCTGGAGGGCGTCTCATGACTGATCGTAGATCAGCGGCAAACTCGACTGCAGGAAAGTGCTTCACAACCTTGTGCTATTCTGCAGATGGGAGTTACATATTAGCTGGTGGAAGTAGCAAGTACATCTGTATGTATGATGTCGCTGATCAG GTTCTGCTGCGTCGCTTCCAAATAACTCACAATCTCTCACTAGATGGGGTGCTGGATTTCTTGAACTCCAAGAAAATGACAGATGCAGGTCCACTTGATTTAATTGATGATGATGACTCTGATACTGAAGAAGGCGTTGATAAACAAACTCGAGGAAAGTTGGGGTATGATTTACCAGGATCCATGCCCAATCGTGGAAGGCCTATTATTAGAACCAAATGCCTGAGAATTGCACCCACTGGGCGAAGCTTTGCAGCGGCAACAACAGAGGGGGTTCTTGTTTATTCAATTGATGAATCCTTTATCTTTGATCCCACTGATCTAGATATAGATGTTACACCAGAg ACAGTTGAAGATGCATTAGATGAAGATCAACCAAACAGAGCTTTAATTCTCAGCCTTCGTCTGAATGAGGATTCACTAATAAAAAAGTGCATTTTTTCTGTCAGTCCATTGGATATACCAGCTGTTGCCTCCTCAGTCCCGTACAGATATCTGCAGAGATTAATTGAAGCATTTTCTGATCTTTTGGAAAGCTGTCCGCACTTGGAATTTTTACTCCGTTGGTGTCAG GAGCTTTGCAAAGCTCATGGAAATTcaattcaacaaaattccagaaATCTTCTTCCCGCTTTAAAATCCTTGCAGAAAGCAATTACTAGAATACATCAGGATTTGGCAGATACTTGTTCGTCTAATGAATACATGCTCCGGTATTTATGCTCAAGCACCAACAAATGA